In a genomic window of Streptomyces koelreuteriae:
- a CDS encoding cryptochrome/photolyase family protein: MTVAVVLFTSDLRVHDHPPLRAALAWADEVVPLFVRDPGVHAAGFDVPNRSAFLADCLTDLDASLRRCGGRLVVRKGPVVQEVCAVAAECGATEVHLAAGVTGYAHRREEQLRDALRGQGVALHVHDSVITALAPGAVTPAGNDHFAVFTPYFRRWSQERLRDVCPAPRVVRVPDAVQGEPLPSRDELSDISPGLPTGGEGPGRDRFNRWSRGGLSAYEDRHDDLAGDATSRLSPYLHFGALSPVELVQRARERGGPGAEAFVRQLCWRDFHHQVLAARPDASGQDYRTRHDRWRTEDEAAEDIAAWREGRTGYPVVDAAMRQLLHEGWMHNRARLLVASFLAKTLYVDWRIGARHFLDLLVDGDIVNNQLNWQWVAGTGTDTRPHRVLNPVVQGKRFDPAGGYVRRWVPELSDVPDARIHEPWRLPEEERARLDYPQPLIDLGEGLARFKHARGRD, translated from the coding sequence ATGACCGTCGCGGTCGTCTTGTTCACCTCGGATCTGCGGGTGCACGACCATCCGCCGCTGCGCGCCGCACTGGCGTGGGCGGACGAGGTGGTGCCGCTCTTCGTCCGCGATCCCGGTGTCCACGCGGCGGGCTTCGACGTGCCCAACCGCAGTGCCTTCCTCGCCGACTGCCTGACCGACCTCGACGCCTCGCTGCGCCGGTGCGGCGGCCGGCTCGTCGTCCGCAAGGGACCGGTCGTCCAGGAGGTCTGCGCGGTGGCCGCCGAGTGCGGGGCGACAGAGGTGCACCTCGCGGCGGGCGTCACCGGCTACGCCCACCGGCGGGAGGAGCAGTTGCGGGACGCGCTGCGCGGACAGGGCGTGGCGCTGCACGTGCACGACAGCGTGATCACGGCCCTGGCGCCCGGCGCGGTGACGCCCGCGGGCAACGACCACTTCGCCGTGTTCACCCCCTACTTCCGCCGGTGGTCGCAGGAGCGGCTGAGGGACGTCTGTCCCGCGCCGCGCGTCGTGCGCGTCCCCGACGCCGTGCAGGGCGAGCCGCTGCCCTCCCGGGACGAGCTGTCGGACATCTCGCCGGGCCTGCCCACCGGGGGCGAGGGACCCGGGCGCGACCGGTTCAACCGGTGGTCGCGCGGCGGGCTTTCGGCGTACGAGGACCGGCACGACGATCTGGCGGGCGACGCGACGTCCAGGCTCTCGCCGTATCTGCACTTCGGTGCGCTGTCGCCGGTGGAGCTGGTCCAGCGGGCCCGGGAGCGTGGCGGGCCGGGGGCGGAGGCGTTCGTACGGCAGCTGTGCTGGCGCGACTTCCACCACCAGGTGCTGGCGGCGCGGCCCGACGCCTCCGGCCAGGACTACCGGACGCGGCACGACCGGTGGCGGACCGAGGACGAGGCCGCCGAGGACATCGCCGCGTGGCGGGAGGGCCGCACCGGCTACCCGGTCGTCGACGCGGCCATGCGCCAGCTGCTCCACGAGGGCTGGATGCACAACCGGGCGCGGCTGCTGGTGGCGAGCTTCCTGGCCAAGACCCTGTACGTGGACTGGCGGATCGGCGCCCGGCACTTCCTGGACCTGCTGGTGGACGGCGACATCGTCAACAACCAGCTCAACTGGCAGTGGGTCGCCGGGACCGGCACCGACACCCGCCCCCACCGCGTCCTCAACCCGGTCGTCCAGGGCAAGCGCTTCGACCCGGCGGGAGGTTATGTACGGCGGTGGGTGCCGGAGCTGTCGGACGTGCCCGATGCCCGCATCCATGAGCCCTGGCGGCTGCCCGAGGAGGAACGGGCGCGGCTGGACTACCCGCAGCCGCTGATCGACCTCGGTGAGGGCCTGGCCCGGTTCAAGCACGCGCGCGGCCGGGACTGA
- a CDS encoding helix-turn-helix domain-containing protein: MTPFSAYEQPDGEPPSRRGRKPESIGEQVGPSHRAWLEPVRGRLFASGLTLDDLVGRSGYSKARISELLRGKGYYPGWEITYSVVRALDIPVWPLRRLWTAAAREAAKDHAWIESRIHAVQPLPPERPPLAHQGFTEAMRHPYTAYARAFLQSDRRAHWVVSEACDILWLGWDDAVAGPNVPRHAWRLLRSRVLLRTHLHPAGHPDLRPAAFQTVDQSRIDDLTARFARIGRLADFFDAVARLPQNQLDVTVLRYLCGIHPDAIPGVVGLSTAITQSIDHHARGALEGTYLRHDNRE, translated from the coding sequence ATGACCCCGTTCTCCGCGTACGAGCAGCCCGACGGCGAGCCGCCGAGCAGGCGCGGCCGCAAACCGGAGTCGATCGGCGAGCAGGTGGGTCCCTCCCACCGGGCCTGGCTGGAGCCGGTGCGGGGCCGGCTCTTCGCCAGCGGGCTCACCCTCGACGACCTCGTCGGCCGCTCCGGCTACTCCAAGGCCCGCATCAGCGAACTCCTGCGCGGCAAGGGCTACTACCCCGGCTGGGAGATCACCTACAGCGTGGTCCGGGCCCTGGACATCCCCGTCTGGCCGCTGCGCCGGCTGTGGACCGCGGCGGCCCGAGAGGCGGCCAAGGACCACGCCTGGATCGAGAGCCGCATACACGCCGTCCAGCCGCTGCCGCCGGAACGGCCCCCGCTCGCCCACCAGGGATTCACCGAGGCCATGCGCCACCCCTACACCGCCTACGCCCGCGCCTTCCTGCAGAGCGACCGGCGCGCCCACTGGGTCGTCTCGGAAGCCTGCGACATCCTCTGGCTCGGCTGGGACGACGCCGTCGCCGGCCCCAACGTCCCCCGCCACGCCTGGCGGCTGCTGCGCTCGCGCGTCCTGTTACGCACGCACCTGCACCCGGCCGGACATCCCGATCTGCGCCCGGCGGCGTTCCAGACCGTCGACCAGAGCCGGATCGACGACCTGACCGCCCGCTTCGCCCGCATCGGCCGGCTCGCCGACTTCTTCGACGCCGTCGCCCGGCTGCCCCAGAACCAGCTCGACGTCACCGTCCTGCGCTATCTGTGCGGCATCCACCCCGACGCCATCCCCGGCGTCGTCGGCCTGTCCACGGCCATCACCCAGTCCATCGACCACCACGCCCGAGGCGCCCTGGAAGGCACCTACCTCCGCCATGACAACCGGGAGTGA
- a CDS encoding DUF4397 domain-containing protein → MTSRTSLAVAASAAACALALGAAAPAMAGAASQNEAMVSVFHGIPGMTVDVYANGDELIGDFKPGTVTDPQALKAGTYDIEIFEAGQNPDGTPALQKEVKVAEGGNATIAAHLTADGKPQLTAYTNDVAKVDDGKARLTVRHVAAAPAVDVRANGQPLFTGLENPKEDTTEVDAGTVKADVVLAGTDTVAIGPADLSLKAGTANVVYAWGSADDKNLALATQTLNATK, encoded by the coding sequence ATGACTTCCCGGACCTCTCTCGCTGTCGCCGCATCGGCCGCCGCCTGCGCCCTGGCCCTGGGCGCCGCCGCGCCCGCCATGGCGGGTGCCGCCTCGCAGAACGAGGCGATGGTGTCCGTCTTCCACGGCATCCCCGGGATGACCGTCGATGTGTACGCCAACGGTGACGAGCTGATCGGCGACTTCAAGCCCGGCACGGTGACCGACCCGCAGGCCCTCAAAGCCGGGACCTATGACATAGAGATCTTCGAGGCGGGCCAGAACCCGGACGGCACACCCGCCCTCCAGAAGGAGGTCAAGGTGGCCGAGGGCGGCAACGCCACGATCGCCGCCCACCTCACCGCCGACGGCAAACCCCAGCTGACCGCCTACACCAACGATGTCGCGAAGGTCGACGACGGCAAGGCCCGCCTCACGGTGCGCCACGTCGCAGCCGCCCCCGCGGTCGACGTCCGCGCGAACGGGCAGCCGCTCTTCACCGGCCTGGAGAACCCCAAGGAGGACACCACCGAGGTCGACGCGGGCACCGTGAAGGCCGATGTCGTGCTCGCCGGCACGGACACCGTGGCCATCGGCCCGGCCGACCTCTCCCTCAAGGCGGGCACGGCCAATGTCGTCTACGCCTGGGGCAGCGCCGATGACAAGAACCTGGCGCTGGCGACGCAGACGCTCAACGCCACGAAGTAG
- a CDS encoding DUF6207 family protein — MTAIDELLSRSLLLHDPHVPSDTVPYEDTAYPAFAPDGTPLWAVGGGDLADDNAARSLRALCEAAVVHATPRQLADFVTEQLPSPRGAWILGCVLQLADARDGARFWWQYAAGAGEPAASYCLHLHHLALGDRQAAALWHQQAGDDAPADSGLGVDTSIPTVLRILSRLAPTAPRDHTETYTAVKAYVTNAVAAGYARNPDYEIPLPGPHFAEQLEIILAATSAVSRTVRQARPPATGLPNRTRPRADAGDRSGECAHEPERVLVETAARDESASSFFREALAACWESAVADRTARGADRRDARLRYLLDRRPAEPTSWR, encoded by the coding sequence ATGACCGCCATCGACGAACTCCTCTCCCGCTCGCTCCTGCTGCACGATCCCCACGTGCCGTCGGACACCGTCCCGTACGAGGACACCGCCTACCCCGCCTTCGCCCCGGACGGCACCCCGCTGTGGGCCGTCGGCGGCGGCGACCTGGCCGACGACAACGCCGCCCGGAGCCTGCGGGCCCTGTGCGAGGCGGCCGTCGTCCACGCCACGCCGCGCCAGCTCGCCGACTTCGTCACCGAACAGCTCCCCTCCCCGCGCGGCGCCTGGATCCTCGGCTGCGTCCTGCAACTCGCCGACGCGCGGGACGGCGCGCGCTTCTGGTGGCAGTACGCCGCCGGGGCCGGCGAACCCGCCGCCTCCTACTGCCTCCACCTGCATCACCTCGCGCTCGGCGACCGGCAGGCGGCCGCCCTGTGGCACCAGCAGGCCGGCGACGACGCGCCGGCCGACAGCGGACTCGGCGTCGACACCAGCATCCCCACGGTCCTGCGCATCCTCAGCCGACTGGCCCCGACCGCCCCCCGCGACCACACCGAGACGTACACCGCGGTCAAGGCCTATGTCACCAACGCCGTCGCCGCCGGATACGCCCGCAACCCCGACTACGAGATCCCGCTCCCCGGCCCTCACTTCGCCGAGCAACTCGAGATCATCCTGGCCGCCACCTCGGCGGTCTCCCGGACCGTACGGCAGGCCCGGCCGCCGGCCACGGGCCTGCCCAACCGCACCAGGCCGCGCGCCGACGCCGGGGACCGTTCCGGCGAGTGCGCGCACGAGCCGGAACGGGTCCTGGTGGAGACCGCCGCACGCGACGAGTCCGCCTCCAGCTTCTTCCGGGAAGCCCTCGCGGCCTGCTGGGAATCGGCCGTCGCGGACCGTACGGCCAGGGGAGCGGACCGTCGCGATGCGCGGCTGCGTTACCTCCTGGACCGCCGGCCCGCCGAACCTACTTCGTGGCGTTGA
- a CDS encoding MBL fold metallo-hydrolase: protein MASSVTTREQFPVRVFGGPTALFEYGGLRFLTDPTFDAPGDYPESAGPVLTKTAPASGSPAELGSVDVVLLSHDEHADNLDRAGRALLADVPLTLTTPGGGKRLGDRARGLADWESVELDRPDGGTVTVTGVPAVHGPGPREETEAVTGQVVGFVLTGDGLPTVYVSGDNASLDAVRETADRLGPVHTAVLFAGAPRFAGLFDGGTLVLDSAQAAEATRILGARRVVPVHYDSWTHFTEGRDELQAAFTEAGLADRLDWGHSG from the coding sequence GTGGCTTCTTCGGTGACGACCCGTGAGCAGTTCCCCGTCCGCGTCTTCGGCGGCCCGACCGCTCTCTTCGAGTACGGCGGCCTGCGGTTCCTGACCGACCCCACCTTCGACGCTCCCGGCGACTACCCGGAGTCGGCCGGCCCGGTCCTGACCAAGACCGCCCCCGCCTCCGGCAGCCCCGCCGAGCTCGGCTCCGTCGACGTGGTCCTGCTCTCCCACGACGAGCACGCCGACAACCTCGACCGAGCCGGCCGGGCCCTCCTCGCCGATGTGCCGCTGACCCTCACCACCCCCGGTGGCGGCAAGCGCCTCGGCGACCGGGCCAGGGGACTGGCCGACTGGGAGTCGGTCGAGCTGGACCGCCCCGACGGCGGCACGGTCACCGTGACCGGCGTCCCCGCCGTCCACGGCCCGGGTCCGCGCGAGGAGACCGAGGCCGTCACCGGACAGGTCGTCGGATTCGTCCTGACCGGAGACGGACTGCCCACCGTCTACGTCAGCGGTGACAACGCCTCCCTCGACGCGGTCAGGGAGACCGCCGACCGCCTCGGCCCGGTGCACACCGCCGTCCTCTTCGCGGGCGCACCCCGCTTCGCCGGCCTCTTCGACGGAGGCACCCTCGTGCTGGACAGCGCCCAGGCCGCCGAAGCCACCCGGATCCTCGGCGCCCGCCGGGTCGTCCCCGTCCACTACGACAGCTGGACCCACTTCACCGAAGGCCGCGACGAACTCCAGGCCGCCTTCACCGAGGCGGGGCTGGCCGACCGCCTGGACTGGGGACACTCGGGCTGA
- a CDS encoding RNA polymerase sigma factor: MITDTREETRYEDELALGFRAADEDAFAAVYRRWAPLVHTMATRSLGDTYEADDVTQQVFLGAWRGQAGFRPERGPLGAWLVGITRRKIVDALAARTRRLALADSLAHTDDTLGRDESAAEDVLDRVLLVQELSCLPSHQRHVLCLAFYEDLTQAQIAERTGMPLGTVKSHARRGLQRLRRAIEPGQVRWTGV, from the coding sequence ATGATCACCGACACCCGAGAAGAGACCAGGTACGAGGACGAGCTGGCCCTTGGATTCCGTGCCGCCGACGAGGACGCCTTCGCCGCGGTCTACCGGCGCTGGGCGCCCCTGGTCCACACCATGGCCACCCGGTCGCTCGGCGACACGTACGAGGCCGACGACGTCACCCAGCAGGTGTTTCTCGGCGCCTGGCGCGGTCAGGCCGGCTTCCGCCCGGAGCGGGGCCCGCTGGGCGCCTGGCTCGTGGGCATCACCCGGCGCAAGATCGTCGACGCGCTGGCCGCCCGGACCAGACGGCTGGCCCTCGCCGATTCCCTCGCCCACACGGACGACACGCTCGGCCGGGACGAGTCGGCGGCGGAGGACGTCCTGGACCGGGTCCTGCTGGTGCAGGAGTTGTCCTGTCTGCCGTCGCACCAGCGGCATGTGCTGTGCCTGGCCTTCTACGAGGACCTGACCCAGGCCCAGATCGCGGAACGGACCGGAATGCCGCTCGGCACGGTGAAGAGTCACGCCCGCCGTGGCCTGCAGCGGCTGCGCCGGGCGATCGAGCCGGGCCAGGTCCGCTGGACGGGCGTCTAG
- a CDS encoding MerR family transcriptional regulator produces the protein MTRGDGDGRHEEDPLRGGLTTGEVARRLGVAPTTVRSWDRRYGIGPDAHTGGRHRRWTAGDVARLERMCALTATGLPPAEAARVALGDTPPDPAPSARVPLPQPPPPPRGRSRAGSGMRLGDVRQESRGIARAALRLDAAALDELLLAAIADHGLVTAWTEVIMPTLQATGRKWETSGEKYVEVEHFLSWHVSGALRRSAPPVVADGPGITTVLACVPGENHTLPLEVLAAALAERGLPVRMFGAALPVESVVAAVRRTGPAAVGLWAQSRTTASRPLAQHVAAMEWGVRGARRKPVVLTLGPGWAGQTLAGLPHPPGLAEALAVVESVVSGR, from the coding sequence GTGACCAGAGGTGACGGCGACGGCCGGCACGAGGAGGACCCGCTGCGCGGCGGGCTCACCACCGGTGAAGTGGCCAGACGCCTGGGGGTGGCGCCCACCACGGTCCGCTCCTGGGACCGCCGCTACGGCATCGGCCCCGACGCGCACACCGGCGGCAGGCACCGGCGCTGGACCGCCGGGGACGTGGCCCGCCTGGAGCGGATGTGCGCCCTGACGGCGACCGGTCTGCCCCCTGCCGAAGCCGCGCGCGTGGCGCTCGGCGACACACCGCCGGACCCGGCCCCCTCCGCGCGGGTGCCCCTCCCGCAACCGCCCCCGCCGCCGCGCGGCCGCAGCCGGGCCGGGAGCGGGATGCGCCTCGGCGACGTGCGCCAGGAGTCCAGGGGGATCGCCCGTGCCGCCCTGCGTCTCGACGCCGCCGCCCTGGACGAACTGCTCCTGGCCGCGATCGCCGACCACGGACTGGTCACGGCCTGGACCGAGGTGATCATGCCGACCCTGCAGGCGACCGGCCGCAAGTGGGAGACCTCGGGGGAGAAGTATGTGGAGGTGGAGCACTTCCTGTCCTGGCACGTCTCCGGAGCGCTGCGGCGCAGCGCACCGCCCGTGGTCGCCGACGGCCCCGGCATCACCACGGTCCTCGCCTGCGTGCCGGGGGAGAACCACACCCTGCCGCTGGAGGTGCTGGCCGCCGCGCTGGCCGAACGCGGCCTGCCGGTACGCATGTTCGGTGCCGCGCTGCCCGTCGAATCGGTCGTCGCGGCGGTGCGCCGCACCGGACCCGCCGCCGTGGGTCTGTGGGCGCAGTCCCGCACCACGGCCAGCCGGCCGCTGGCGCAGCATGTGGCGGCGATGGAATGGGGCGTGCGCGGTGCCCGCAGGAAGCCCGTCGTCCTGACCCTGGGGCCGGGCTGGGCCGGTCAGACCCTTGCCGGGCTGCCCCATCCCCCCGGCCTGGCCGAGGCCTTGGCGGTGGTGGAGTCGGTCGTGTCAGGGCGGTGA
- a CDS encoding SDR family oxidoreductase: protein METDGQRDAQPPHCLVTGASGYIGGRLVPELLQEGHRVRCLARSPGKLRDHPWAGHAETVRGDVTDADSVAAAMRGVDVAYYLVHALGTGPGFEETDRRAARVFAEQARAAGVRRIVYLGGLTPQGVPEESLSPHLRSRAEVGRVFLDAPVPATVLRAAVVIGSGSASFEMLRYLTERLPVMVTPSWVHTRTQPIGVRDVLRYLVGSATMPDDVDRAFDIGGPDVLTYREMMDQYAKVAGLRRRLIVPVPVLTPRLSSHWVGLVTPVPAALARPLTESLRHEVVCREHDIARYVPDRPGRPLPFDTALALALRKVRDAQVVTRWSSAAVPGAPSDPLPTDPDWAGGSLYEDERHLPVDASRESLWKVIEGIGGDNGWYSFPLAWTVRGWLDRFVGGVGLRRGRRDAERLRAGDSLDFWRVEEIEPSRLLRLRAEMRLPGLAWLEMYAETDDAGRTRYRQRALFHPRGLLGHAYWWSLSPFHAVVFGGMARNITQAAVKGMSARRAGPRPGRIRTARRDRRVRQ from the coding sequence GTGGAGACGGACGGACAACGGGACGCACAGCCGCCGCACTGTCTGGTGACCGGGGCGTCCGGGTACATCGGCGGGCGTCTGGTGCCGGAACTGCTCCAGGAGGGCCACCGGGTCCGGTGCCTGGCCCGCTCCCCCGGCAAGCTGCGCGATCACCCCTGGGCGGGGCACGCCGAGACGGTCCGGGGCGATGTCACGGACGCCGATTCGGTCGCCGCCGCGATGCGGGGTGTCGATGTCGCGTACTACCTGGTGCACGCCCTGGGGACCGGTCCGGGCTTCGAGGAGACCGACCGCAGGGCGGCCCGGGTCTTCGCCGAGCAGGCGCGCGCCGCCGGTGTGCGGCGGATCGTCTACCTCGGCGGGCTCACACCCCAGGGCGTTCCCGAGGAGTCCCTCTCCCCGCATCTGCGCTCCAGGGCCGAGGTGGGACGCGTCTTCCTCGACGCGCCGGTCCCGGCCACGGTGTTGCGGGCGGCGGTCGTCATCGGCTCGGGCTCGGCGTCCTTCGAGATGCTGCGCTATCTGACCGAGCGGCTGCCGGTGATGGTGACGCCCAGTTGGGTGCACACCCGGACGCAGCCGATCGGCGTACGGGACGTGCTGCGGTACCTCGTCGGTTCGGCCACGATGCCGGATGACGTCGACCGCGCGTTCGACATCGGCGGGCCGGACGTCCTCACGTACCGGGAGATGATGGACCAGTACGCCAAGGTGGCCGGACTGCGGCGCAGGCTCATCGTTCCGGTGCCGGTGCTCACCCCGAGGCTGTCCAGCCACTGGGTCGGCCTGGTCACCCCGGTGCCCGCCGCCCTCGCCCGGCCGCTGACCGAGTCGCTGCGCCACGAGGTCGTGTGCCGCGAGCACGACATCGCCCGCTACGTGCCCGACCGTCCGGGCCGGCCGCTGCCCTTCGACACGGCGCTGGCACTGGCGCTGCGCAAGGTGCGCGACGCACAGGTCGTCACCCGCTGGTCGTCCGCCGCCGTGCCCGGGGCGCCCAGCGATCCCCTGCCCACCGACCCGGACTGGGCGGGCGGCAGCCTCTACGAGGACGAGCGGCACCTCCCGGTGGACGCGTCCCGGGAGTCGCTGTGGAAGGTGATCGAGGGCATCGGCGGCGACAACGGCTGGTACTCCTTCCCGCTCGCCTGGACGGTCCGGGGCTGGCTGGACCGTTTCGTCGGCGGTGTCGGTCTGCGCCGCGGACGGCGCGACGCCGAGCGTCTGCGGGCCGGCGACTCCCTGGACTTCTGGCGGGTCGAGGAGATCGAGCCGAGCCGTCTGCTGCGGCTGCGGGCGGAGATGCGGCTGCCCGGTCTGGCGTGGCTGGAGATGTACGCGGAGACGGACGACGCGGGCCGTACGCGCTACCGGCAGCGCGCCCTCTTCCATCCCCGGGGCCTGCTGGGGCACGCCTACTGGTGGTCGCTCTCCCCGTTCCACGCCGTCGTCTTCGGCGGCATGGCCCGCAACATCACCCAGGCGGCCGTCAAGGGGATGAGCGCGCGCCGGGCCGGGCCGCGTCCCGGCCGCATCCGGACCGCGCGTCGCGACCGAAGAGTCAGGCAGTAG
- a CDS encoding DNA alkylation repair protein, translating into MAELAALEDPKAREVNERHGDDHGVNLGKLRALAKRLKTQQELAVRLWETGDTAARLLALLICRPKAFERDALDVMLREARTPKVHDWLVNYVVKKSPHAEELRSAWFADPDPVVASAGWALTTERVAKKPEGLDLAELLDVIEAEMKDAPDRLQWAMNHCLAQIGIEHAEYRTRALGIGERLEVLKDYPTSPGCTSPFAPVWITEMVRRRHG; encoded by the coding sequence ATGGCCGAGCTGGCCGCGCTCGAGGACCCGAAGGCGCGCGAGGTGAACGAGAGGCACGGTGACGATCACGGTGTGAACCTCGGCAAACTGCGCGCGCTCGCGAAGCGCCTGAAGACGCAGCAGGAACTCGCGGTCCGGCTCTGGGAGACGGGCGACACCGCGGCGAGACTGCTCGCCCTCCTGATCTGCCGCCCGAAGGCGTTCGAGCGTGACGCCCTGGACGTCATGCTGCGCGAGGCACGCACCCCCAAGGTGCACGACTGGCTCGTGAACTACGTGGTGAAGAAGAGCCCGCACGCCGAGGAACTGCGCTCGGCCTGGTTCGCCGACCCGGATCCCGTGGTCGCGAGCGCCGGCTGGGCGCTGACCACCGAACGCGTGGCGAAGAAACCCGAGGGCCTCGACCTCGCGGAACTGCTCGACGTCATCGAGGCGGAGATGAAGGACGCCCCGGACCGCTTGCAGTGGGCGATGAACCACTGCCTGGCCCAGATCGGGATCGAGCACGCGGAGTACCGCACCCGTGCCCTCGGCATCGGCGAGCGCCTGGAGGTGCTCAAGGACTATCCGACGTCCCCCGGCTGCACATCCCCGTTCGCGCCCGTCTGGATCACCGAGATGGTGCGCAGGCGGCACGGCTAG
- a CDS encoding cryptochrome/photolyase family protein, producing MHWLFGDQLGPLFLRPSEDSGLARDTPLLMIEARSVFRRRRFHRAKAHLVLSAMRHRAAELGDRVSYVRADTYREGLDRAARGRALTVHHPTSYAALRLVRSLPRVTTGPARGFLVPLDAFAAWAGDQGGRSLRQEDFYRWVRRGHDLLMDGDRPVGGRWNLDHDNRRPPPRDTATLPVDRPYRPREDDIDAEVRHDLDRWEKDGDVSFVGRDGPRLFPATRAEARAALRRFVERRLTDFGPYEDAMLAADPVMSHSLLSSSLNLGLLDPAECVERAETAWREGRAPLNSVEGFVRQIAGWREYVWQLYWYFGEDYRNSNALRHTAPLPDWWNDLDADDVEARCLRTVLSQVRDTGWTHHIPRLMLLGSYALQRGWDPAAVTDWFHRCFVDGYDWVMVPNVVGMSQYADGGRMTTKPYTSGGAYVNRMSDLCGACVYRPSQRTGAHACPYTAGYWAFLDRHRAGLERNHRMAQAVRGLDRLGDLADVRRQERARGDSPP from the coding sequence GTGCACTGGCTGTTCGGTGATCAGCTCGGTCCGCTTTTCCTGCGGCCGTCCGAGGACAGCGGCCTCGCCCGGGACACGCCGCTGCTGATGATCGAGGCCCGGTCGGTGTTCCGGCGCCGGCGCTTCCACCGGGCCAAGGCGCACCTGGTGCTGTCCGCCATGCGTCACCGCGCGGCCGAACTCGGCGACCGCGTCAGCTACGTGCGCGCCGACACCTACCGCGAGGGGCTCGACCGGGCGGCGCGCGGCCGGGCCCTGACCGTTCATCACCCGACCTCGTACGCCGCGCTGCGGCTGGTGCGCTCGCTGCCGCGGGTCACGACGGGCCCGGCGCGCGGATTCCTGGTGCCCCTGGACGCCTTCGCCGCGTGGGCCGGCGATCAGGGCGGCAGGAGCCTGCGTCAGGAGGACTTCTACCGCTGGGTCCGGCGCGGACACGACCTGCTGATGGACGGCGACCGGCCCGTGGGAGGCCGGTGGAACCTCGATCACGACAACCGGCGGCCGCCGCCCCGTGACACGGCCACCCTGCCGGTCGACCGTCCCTACCGGCCGCGCGAGGACGACATCGACGCGGAGGTCCGCCATGACCTCGACCGCTGGGAGAAGGACGGCGACGTGTCCTTCGTCGGGCGGGACGGGCCACGCCTGTTCCCCGCGACCAGGGCCGAGGCCCGGGCGGCGCTGCGTCGTTTCGTGGAGCGCCGGCTCACCGATTTCGGCCCGTACGAGGACGCGATGCTCGCCGCCGACCCCGTCATGAGCCACAGCCTGCTGTCGTCCTCGCTCAATCTGGGGCTGCTCGATCCCGCCGAGTGCGTCGAGCGGGCCGAGACGGCGTGGCGCGAGGGGCGGGCGCCGCTGAACAGCGTGGAGGGCTTCGTCCGGCAGATCGCCGGCTGGCGCGAGTACGTGTGGCAGCTCTACTGGTACTTCGGCGAGGACTACCGCAACTCCAACGCGCTGCGCCACACCGCACCGTTGCCGGACTGGTGGAACGACCTGGACGCCGACGACGTGGAGGCGCGCTGTCTGCGCACGGTGCTGTCCCAGGTACGCGACACGGGATGGACCCACCACATCCCCCGGCTGATGCTGCTCGGCAGCTACGCGCTCCAGCGGGGCTGGGATCCGGCGGCGGTCACGGACTGGTTCCACCGCTGCTTCGTCGACGGCTACGACTGGGTGATGGTGCCCAATGTCGTCGGCATGTCCCAGTACGCCGACGGCGGCCGGATGACCACCAAGCCGTACACCTCCGGCGGTGCCTATGTGAACCGGATGAGCGATCTGTGCGGCGCGTGCGTCTACCGGCCCTCGCAGCGGACCGGCGCGCACGCCTGCCCCTACACCGCGGGCTACTGGGCGTTCCTCGACCGGCACCGCGCCGGACTGGAGCGCAACCATCGCATGGCACAGGCGGTGCGCGGCCTGGACCGGCTCGGCGACCTCGCCGACGTACGACGCCAGGAGCGGGCGCGCGGGGACTCACCGCCCTGA